GCGCCGCATTGGATGGCGGCGATGCCTTCGTGGGCAAGCTGGCTGCGGCAGTCGATGAGGCGGGCGTTTTGCGCGCCGTATTCCATCGCCTTGCGCGGGATGGTGTCGTAATCGTCTTCGTCGGGCTGGCCGAGGTTGGCGGTGTAGGCGTAGGGCAGCGCGCCTTTGAGTTTCATCCACAACAGGGCGGCGGAGGTGTCGAGCCCGCCGGAAAAGGCGATGCCGACTTTTTGGCCGATGGGGAGGGATTGGAGGATGGTGGCGGTGGTCATGGGGGAGTCCTTTGCAAACGGGTTGGGAAAAACGGCGATTGTACCGCAGGCGGCGGGGTTGAGGCCGTCTGAAAAATGCTGTTATACGTTTTCAAACGGCCTCAAATATAGGGCGGGCAGGCGGGCGGCGCGGTTGCCCATCTGCCTGCGGGCATAAAAAAAGGCTTGGTTTTGCAACCAAGCCTTTGTGTTGTCTGGTGGAGGTAAGCGGGATCGAACCGCTGACCTCTTGCATGCCATGCAAGCGCTCTACCAACTGAGCTATACCCCCGATGAGTTTGGTGGCGAATCAGGGACTCGAACCCCGGACACAAGGATTATGATTCCTCTGCTCTAACCGACTGAGCTAATTCGCCGTGAAGTGAAGCCGTGATTATACGGGTTTTGCCGCAGTGGGCAAACGGTTTTTCGGCCGTTTTGTTTTTCCGTTTGATTTTAATCGTGAAAAAGTTTTGGCAGGGCGGCGGTTACAGCTTGTGGCAGATGTCGCCGTGCGCGAAGCCCTGCCAGTCGGCGTCGATGTTGCGGCCGAAGGTGATGACTTTGAACAGCTCGCCCATTTCGTGCGGCATCAGCAGTTTGTGCAGGGCGGAGGCCGTCTGAATATAGGCGGGGGAGTCGTGCGGCAGGCCGTTGCCGGCCAGTTCGGTGATGCCGAGGTTGAGCAGGAAATCGGCCTGCGTGGTGTAGCCGATAAGGTCGAGGCCGCCGTCGGTGCCGGCTTGGGCGGTGTCGGTGAAGTTGACGTGGGCGGTGAGGTCGGTGAGGCCGACGCGGAAAAACGGGTCGTGGACGGTGTGGTGGCGGTAGTGGCCGATAAGCGTACCCATATGCCGCTGCGGGTGGTAGTACTGCGCCGCGTCGAATCCGTAGTCGATGAGGATGATTGCGCCGCGTTGCAGGTGGTCGGCCAGGGTGCGGACGAAGGCGTATTGGACGGGGTGCAGTTCGGCGGTGTAAGGCTCGGTGTCGGGGAAATACTGTTGCGCGAGGCGCAGCAGCTGCGGGTCGGCCAGAGAGCGGGGGATTTGGACGAACGCTCCGTTTTCCGTGCCGACGCAGATGCGCCAGAAGCGTCCGCCTTCGCGCCGGACGAGTTCGCAGGGCATGGCGTCTAGCACTTCGTTGCCGATAATGATGCCGTCGAACGCGGCGGGCAGGGCGGCGAGGTGGCGGACTTTGTGCGCCATGTCGGGAACGCGTGCGGCGATATGGGCGCGCTGGCGTTCGGCCAGTTCGGGGGAAACTTCGATGATGAAGTAGGCATCCAGTGCCGTGCCGCGCAGGCTGTCGAGCAGGGTGGCGGCCAATTCGCCCGTGCCCGCGCCGAATTCGCAGATGCCGCCGGCGGTTTGCGGCAGCAGTTCGCCGATTTGGCGGGCAAGGGTTTGGCCGAACAGGGGGGTGAGGGCAGGGGCGGTAACGAAGTCGCCCGCCGCGCCGATTTTGTGCGCGCCGCCGGTGTAGTAGCCGTATTGCGGCGCGTAGAGGGCGAGTTCCATAAAGCGGGAAAAGGGGATGGGCGCGGATGAGGCTTTGATTTCGTTTTGGATTATTTGCTCTAATTTTTGCGATGCGGCCAGGGCTTGCGGGTCGGGTTCGGGCAGGTGTCGATGGTTCATAGTTAATTTTTGTAAAAATAAAACGGCAATAAGGGTGATTGACGAAGAAAAAGTACGGAGCGTGAGTATCACGCTCCTGTATGCCGAAAGGTTAAGTCCGTGTATTTTATATGAGACAGGCGGACAGGTGGCGGCATACGGCGGCGGCATATATGCAAGTGTTTGTTATTTCCTTGTATAAGTGGCTGTTACGCCGTTTGTTTTGCCGCCGCTGCGGTTTGACCCTGCCGGCAATTTTTTTTATAGTTCGCACCGAGTGGGGCGAAGTGGCGCAAAGTGTGTCAGTTTTCCCCGAAAAGCAGATTTTCAGGCGTGTTTTTATGTTCGGCGGCATTCATGATTTAAATATCGACAGCAAAGGGCGGTTGGCGGTTCCTGCCAAGTTCCGCGACTTGCTGCTGCGCAAATACACGCCCGCGCTGGTGGCGACGCTGGAAAGCCGCGAACGCCTGCTGCTGTATCCCGAAAGCGTGTGGGAGCAGGAGGCGCAGCGGCTGATGGCGGCGAATGTGGCGGGCAACGCCAAATTGTCGGCATGGCGCGATCTGCTGCTGAACAATGCCGAAGTGATGGAAATGGACGCGGCGGGCAGGATTCTGCTTCCGGCTGGTTTGCGCCGCAAGGTGATGTTGGACAAGGAAGTTTCTTTGACCGGCAGGGTCAACCGCCTCGAATTGTGGGACAGGGAGAAATTCCACGCCAAAGACGATGCCGCCTTGGACATCGATCCCGAAGAGTTGGATTTCGAGCTCGGCCAGATTGGTTTCCAATTATGAGCAGCGAAGCGTTTTCCCATGTAAGCGTGCTGCTGCACGAGGCTGTGGACGCGCTGGCGGTGGTGTCGGACGGCGTTTATGTGGACGGCACGTTCGGACGCGGCGGCCATTCCCGCCTGATTTTGTCCCACCTCGGCGCAAACGGCCGTTTGGTGGTGTTCGACAAAGACCCGCAGGCGGTGGCGGCGGCGCGGGAGTTGGCGGCGCAGGATGGCAGGGTGTCTGTGGTGCACGATGGTTTTTCCTGTTTTCAGACGGCCTTAGATGCTTTGAATGTCGGCCAGATAGACGGCGCATTGTTCGATTTGGGCATTTCCTCGCCGCAGATAGACGATGGCTCGCGCGGATTCAGTTTCCGCTTCGACGCGCCCCTGGATATGCGGATGGATACGACGCGGGGCATGTCGGCGGCCGAATGGCTGGCTGCGGCGGATGAAGACGAAATCTGCGAGGTAATCAGAAATTATGGTGAAGAGCGGTTTGCCCGCCAGATTGCGCGCGCCATTGTCGCGCAGCGCGGCACGAATCCCATCGATACAACCGGCAAGTTGGCGCAGGTCGCGGCGCAAAACGTCCGTACTCGCGAGCGCGGACAAGACCCGGCGACGCGGACGTTTCAGGCCGTTCGGATTTTCATCAACCGCGAGCTTGAAGAAATAGCGGCCGCGCTGCCGCAGGCGGCAGGCCGTCTGAAAAGCGGCGGCAGGCTGGCCGTCATCTCCTTTCATTCTTTGGAAGACCGCATCGTCAAACAGTTTTTCAGACGGCATTCCGAACATGAGCCGCTGCCCAGATGGGCGATGGTGCGCGAGGCCGATCTGCCGCAGCCGCCGCTGGCACTTGTCGGCAAAGCAGTCAAGGCTTCGGCGGCGGAAGTGGCGGCCAACCCCCGCGCCCGTTCGGCGGTGCTGCGCGTGGCGCGGCGCACGGACGGCGTTTTCCCGTAGGGTCTGTTGACATTCAACTTGCGAAGCGGATTTTTCGGCAGAAAATGGCAGATGCAAGGCGCAAATGCGAGCCTATGCCGCCCATAGGAGAGTATTTGCAACGTGGCAGATGCCGTTTTATGACGGAAAATCCGCCGCAACCGTTGATTGTCAACAGACCCTAGGGCAGAGAGGCCGTCTGAAAACCGCAGCGGCGGTTCGGTAACACTGAATTAAAGAAGCAGATGAACTATATCAATATTGTATTGCTGGTGCTGGCACTCGGTTCGGGATTCGCGGTGGTAACGCAGCAGAACGAGGCGCGGCAGCGGCACATCAAACTGACGGAAGCGGAAAAGCAGCAGAGAGAGCTGGAACAGGAATATTCCCGCCTGCAACTGAAACAGGCCGAGTTGTCCAACCACCAGCTGATTAAAAAAGCCGCAGAAAAAGGCCGGCTGGCTCCGCCCGAGGCGGCCGACACCCGGGTGGTGGAAACAGAATAAGCGGAATAAAACGATAAGATGTACTTGGAAGTAGCAGCATGTTGATTAAGAACGAATACAAGCCGAAGATGCTCCCACGGCAGGCTAAGGCGAAAAAACCGGTTACCAGCAACGGACGCATTATTTTCGTGCTGGGCGCGTTGGGTGCGGGTTTTCTCGCACTGCTCGGCCGCAGCCTCTATTTGCAGACTTCCCATCACGACTTCCTCACCGGCGAAGGCAACAAACGCTTCGTGCGCACGCTGAAACTGCCCGCCTCGCGCGGCCTGATCAGCGACCGCAACGGCGCGACGCTGGCGTTGAGTGCGCCGGCCGAATCGCTGTATGCCGTCCCCTCTGCCGCCAATCTTTCAAACGGCCAGATAGAAGAGCTGGCCGCGTTGCTG
The window above is part of the Neisseria bacilliformis genome. Proteins encoded here:
- a CDS encoding division/cell wall cluster transcriptional repressor MraZ is translated as MFGGIHDLNIDSKGRLAVPAKFRDLLLRKYTPALVATLESRERLLLYPESVWEQEAQRLMAANVAGNAKLSAWRDLLLNNAEVMEMDAAGRILLPAGLRRKVMLDKEVSLTGRVNRLELWDREKFHAKDDAALDIDPEELDFELGQIGFQL
- the rsmH gene encoding 16S rRNA (cytosine(1402)-N(4))-methyltransferase RsmH, which gives rise to MSSEAFSHVSVLLHEAVDALAVVSDGVYVDGTFGRGGHSRLILSHLGANGRLVVFDKDPQAVAAARELAAQDGRVSVVHDGFSCFQTALDALNVGQIDGALFDLGISSPQIDDGSRGFSFRFDAPLDMRMDTTRGMSAAEWLAAADEDEICEVIRNYGEERFARQIARAIVAQRGTNPIDTTGKLAQVAAQNVRTRERGQDPATRTFQAVRIFINRELEEIAAALPQAAGRLKSGGRLAVISFHSLEDRIVKQFFRRHSEHEPLPRWAMVREADLPQPPLALVGKAVKASAAEVAANPRARSAVLRVARRTDGVFP
- a CDS encoding class I SAM-dependent methyltransferase translates to MNHRHLPEPDPQALAASQKLEQIIQNEIKASSAPIPFSRFMELALYAPQYGYYTGGAHKIGAAGDFVTAPALTPLFGQTLARQIGELLPQTAGGICEFGAGTGELAATLLDSLRGTALDAYFIIEVSPELAERQRAHIAARVPDMAHKVRHLAALPAAFDGIIIGNEVLDAMPCELVRREGGRFWRICVGTENGAFVQIPRSLADPQLLRLAQQYFPDTEPYTAELHPVQYAFVRTLADHLQRGAIILIDYGFDAAQYYHPQRHMGTLIGHYRHHTVHDPFFRVGLTDLTAHVNFTDTAQAGTDGGLDLIGYTTQADFLLNLGITELAGNGLPHDSPAYIQTASALHKLLMPHEMGELFKVITFGRNIDADWQGFAHGDICHKL
- the ftsL gene encoding cell division protein FtsL — translated: MNYINIVLLVLALGSGFAVVTQQNEARQRHIKLTEAEKQQRELEQEYSRLQLKQAELSNHQLIKKAAEKGRLAPPEAADTRVVETE